A portion of the Rhodanobacter sp. AS-Z3 genome contains these proteins:
- the purT gene encoding formate-dependent phosphoribosylglycinamide formyltransferase, which produces MKPFGTPHSERALRVLLLGAGELGKEVAIELQRYAVEVIAVDRYANAPGMQVAHRSHVIDMLDGDALRAVIELERPDLVVPEIEAIHTPTLIELEKAGQRVIPTARAAWLTMDREGIRRLAAEELELPTSPYRFCDDETQYREAAALIGYPFVIKPVMSSSGKGQSVVRSDDELQQAWDYAQSGGRAGKGRVIVEGFVDFDYEITMLTVQHAGGVSFCAPIGHRQEEGDYRESWQPQPMSEAALSEAQRQAAAVTGALGGWGVFGVEFFVKGDQVIFSEVSPRPHDTGLVTLISQEFSEFALHVRAILGLPIPVIHQYGPSASCAVLVEGDGAGPLYHGVAAALAEPDTQLRIFGKPAVKGRRRMAVTLARADTLDEAVAKSVRAAGKLRIEL; this is translated from the coding sequence ATGAAGCCCTTCGGTACACCTCATTCCGAGCGCGCCTTGCGCGTCCTGCTGCTTGGTGCCGGCGAGCTGGGCAAGGAAGTGGCGATCGAGTTGCAGCGCTATGCGGTCGAAGTGATTGCGGTGGATCGCTACGCCAATGCGCCGGGCATGCAGGTGGCCCATCGCAGTCATGTCATCGACATGCTGGACGGCGACGCGCTGCGCGCGGTGATCGAACTGGAGCGGCCTGATCTGGTGGTGCCGGAAATCGAGGCGATCCACACGCCGACCCTGATCGAACTGGAGAAGGCCGGGCAGCGGGTGATTCCCACGGCGCGCGCGGCGTGGCTGACGATGGACCGCGAAGGTATTCGTCGCTTGGCGGCAGAGGAACTGGAGCTGCCGACCTCACCCTATCGTTTTTGCGATGACGAAACGCAGTACCGGGAGGCGGCTGCGCTGATCGGCTATCCATTCGTGATCAAGCCGGTGATGAGTTCGTCCGGCAAGGGCCAGAGCGTGGTGCGCAGCGACGACGAACTGCAGCAGGCATGGGATTACGCGCAATCGGGCGGCCGTGCAGGCAAGGGCCGGGTGATCGTCGAGGGCTTCGTCGATTTCGACTACGAGATCACCATGCTCACCGTACAGCATGCGGGTGGCGTGAGCTTCTGCGCGCCGATCGGTCATCGCCAGGAAGAAGGTGACTACCGCGAATCCTGGCAGCCGCAGCCGATGAGCGAAGCGGCGCTGAGCGAGGCGCAGCGGCAGGCCGCAGCGGTCACGGGCGCGCTCGGCGGCTGGGGCGTGTTTGGTGTGGAGTTTTTCGTCAAGGGGGATCAGGTGATCTTCTCCGAGGTCAGCCCGCGGCCGCACGACACCGGGCTGGTTACGCTGATCTCGCAGGAATTCTCCGAATTCGCGCTGCATGTACGGGCGATTCTCGGCCTGCCGATTCCAGTGATCCATCAATACGGGCCGTCTGCCTCGTGCGCGGTGCTGGTCGAAGGCGACGGCGCCGGTCCGCTCTACCACGGTGTGGCTGCCGCGCTGGCCGAGCCAGACACGCAGTTGCGCATCTTCGGCAAACCGGCGGTGAAAGGGCGTCGGCGCATGGCGGTGACGCTGGCACGTGCTGACACGCTGGATGAGGCGGTGGCCAAGTCGGTGCGTGCGGCCGGGAAATTACGCATCGAGCTGTGA
- a CDS encoding SPFH domain-containing protein: MNEHNGFSFAGIPFVGFCLVLAAIGVGLVITAIHGQPDAPPLAQLFAGVILVTIDAFLLKGFFQVAPNEGQVLQLFGKYAGTVRHEGLRWTNPFFSRQRISLRVRNFESGKLKVNDNDGNPIEIGAVVVWQVLDTAEAVFCVDDYENYVHIQSESALRQMAQSYPYDAHDDGQPSLRSHGDIINSHLRDEIQTRLGKAGVQVVEARISHLAYAQEIAQAMLQRQQAGAIIAARTKIVEGAVSMVEMALAQLSQRGVVNLDEERKAAMVSNLLVVLCGERGTQPVLNTGTLY; encoded by the coding sequence ATGAATGAACACAATGGCTTTTCGTTTGCCGGCATTCCTTTCGTCGGGTTTTGCCTGGTGCTCGCCGCGATCGGCGTTGGGCTGGTGATCACCGCGATTCACGGTCAACCGGACGCGCCACCGCTGGCCCAGCTATTCGCCGGCGTGATCCTGGTGACGATTGACGCCTTCCTGCTCAAGGGCTTCTTCCAGGTGGCACCAAACGAAGGTCAGGTGCTGCAGTTGTTCGGCAAGTACGCCGGCACCGTGCGCCACGAAGGCCTGCGCTGGACCAACCCGTTCTTCAGCCGCCAGCGCATCTCGCTGCGCGTGCGCAATTTTGAAAGTGGCAAGCTGAAGGTCAACGACAACGACGGCAATCCGATCGAGATCGGCGCGGTGGTGGTGTGGCAGGTGCTGGATACTGCCGAGGCTGTGTTCTGCGTCGACGACTATGAGAACTACGTGCACATCCAGAGCGAATCGGCACTGCGCCAGATGGCACAGAGCTATCCCTACGATGCACACGATGACGGTCAGCCCTCGCTGCGCAGCCATGGCGACATCATCAATTCGCACCTGCGTGATGAAATCCAGACACGACTCGGCAAGGCCGGGGTGCAGGTGGTGGAGGCGCGCATCAGCCACCTCGCCTACGCCCAGGAAATTGCCCAGGCCATGCTGCAGCGGCAGCAAGCCGGCGCCATCATCGCCGCCCGTACCAAGATTGTCGAAGGTGCGGTAAGCATGGTCGAAATGGCGCTGGCGCAACTCAGCCAGCGCGGCGTGGTGAACCTGGATGAGGAACGCAAGGCAGCCATGGTCAGCAACCTGCTGGTGGTGTTGTGTGGCGAACGCGGCACCCAGCCGGTGCTCAACACCGGCACGCTGTACTGA
- a CDS encoding Arc family DNA binding domain-containing protein, whose protein sequence is MAVEKKAYPLRISAAVLDAMQRWSDDELRSVNAQIEYVLREALRKAGRLKSGKAEPVADDDHH, encoded by the coding sequence ATGGCCGTTGAAAAAAAAGCGTACCCCCTGCGTATCAGCGCTGCCGTGCTGGATGCCATGCAGCGCTGGTCCGACGACGAGTTGCGCAGTGTCAACGCGCAGATCGAATACGTGCTGCGCGAAGCGCTGCGCAAGGCCGGCCGCCTGAAGTCCGGCAAAGCCGAGCCGGTAGCGGACGACGACCACCATTGA